In a genomic window of Corvus hawaiiensis isolate bCorHaw1 chromosome Z, bCorHaw1.pri.cur, whole genome shotgun sequence:
- the LOC125320283 gene encoding serine/arginine repetitive matrix protein 1-like: MAELPLPAGLDARTFPAKLWRLANSPRVRSVRWDTQGRGLLIDRALFEQELLSPPGVQGPAPRTFRATQFRSIVRQLNRYGFYKGRGRAGAAVPGDAGAIVHYGNPWRRSTASKHRLAPGPERRRRSPCGSQQRPRQRPRPAGPEGRGRFQALPRERPPLPAGRPPSGFLPLHRERTLPDGRELRSRRPSRFQQPPRERPLLARHPPCGFHLLHRDRPQPARRDGPSRFQELYGERPLPAEREVPRIPPCELLGLCGEPLLPVRREGLSRLQKLYGLQPPPAGLPPWAFQQPHMERPPPAGRELLRIPPGSFEQLQTEQQSPACKPSATPDSSASSAPPGSAACAASTTSSKTRNAPGQEELPSADLGLQVEAMIREMRRSVAERSPFAQGNANVAAESSGGEAGNRAAAEGASPGTESCRNSSPEPEEPDSI, from the exons ATGGCCGAGCTGCCGCTGCCCGCCGGGCTCGACGCCCGCACCTTCCCCGCCAAGCTGTGGCGCCTGGCGAACAGCCCCCGCGTCCGCTCCGTGCGCTGGGACACCCAGGGCCGGGGGCTGCTCATCGACCGCGCCCTctttgagcaggagctgctcagcccgCCCGGCGTCCAGGGGCCGGCCCCGCGCACCTTCAGAGCCACGCAGTTCCGCAGCATCGTGCGGCAGCTGAACCGCTACGGCTTCTacaaggggcggggccgggctggcgcGGCTGTGCCGGGCGATGCCGGGGCCATCGTCCACTATGGGAACCCCTG GCGCCGGAGCACGGCCAGCAAGCACCGCCTGGCGCCCGGGCCGGAGCGGCGCAGGCGCTCGCCCTGCGGCTCCCAGCAGCGCCCCCGGCAGCggccgcggccggcggggccggaggGGCGCGGGCGGTTCCAGGCGCTGCCTCGGGAgcggccgccgctgccggcGGGGCGGCCGCCCAGCGGCTTCTTGCCCCTGCACAGGGAGCGGACGCTGCCGGACGGGCGGGAGCTGCGCAGCCGGCGGCCCAGCCGCTTCCAGCAGCCCCCCAGAGAGCGGCCGCTCCTGGCCCGGCACCCGCCCTGTGGCTTCCACCTCCTCCACAGGGACCGGCCGCAGCCGGCCCGGCGGGACGGGCCCAGCCGCTTCCAGGAGCTGTACGGGGAGCGGCCGCTGCCTGCCGAGCGGGAGGTGCCCAGGATCCCGCCCTGCGAGCTCCTCGGGCTCTGCGGGGAGCCGCTGCTGCCGGTCAGGCGGGAGGGCCTGAGCCGCCTCCAGAAGCTGTACGGGCTGCAGCCGCCGCCGGCCGGGCTGCCGCCCTGGGCTTTCCAGCAGCCCCACATGGAGCGGCCGCCTCCGGCCGGGCGGGAGCTGCTCAGGATCCCGCCGGGCAGCTTCGAGCAGCTCCAAACGGAGCAGCAGTCCCCAGCCTGCAAGCCGTCAG CCACACCGGACAGTTCAGCCTCCAGTGCTccacctggcagtgctgcttgTGCAGCATCGACGACCTCCAGCAAGACACGGAATGCACCTGGGCAAGAGGAATTGCCTTCAGCGGATCTGGGCCTTCAGGTCGAGGCAATGATTCGGGAGATGAGGAGATCCGTGGCTGAAAGGTCTCCCTTTGCTCAG